The nucleotide window CCAGGAGATGCAGATGCCCATTAACACACTGCACCCAACCACCTTCCGCCTCGACCCGATTGAGAATTACCAGAAGCAGCTCAAGAAGCAAAGCAAGGCTGCTACCAAGGCCTGGAAGCACTAAGCAGAGCTACTTCAAAAAATAAACGTCCTGATTATCTGGTACAAATGGTGTTAAGGCAAAAATCTTGACGCCATTTGTGCTTTCTGCAAATAAGCCGCGTATATTTGCAGCGGCGAGTCAGAACGACCAGCTCCTGCTGAACTCCCCCAGGACCGGAAGGTAGCAAGGGTAAGCGGTTGAGCGGTGCGATTTTGGCTCGCTATTTTTTTGTCCTGTCCCCAACGCTTCCGCGTAGCCGCATTTGCCGGCAAACGGTTAGCTTTGGGGCATTCTTTTTTAACCCAATTCCCGCATGAAATTCTTCATTGACACCGCCAACCTCAAGGATATCCAGGAAGCCGTAGACCTCGGCGTACTCGACGGCGTGACGACCAATCCGTCCTTGATGGCCAAAGAGGGCATCAAAGGCACCGACAACGTAATGGCCCACTACAAGCAGATCTGCGAAATCGTAGATGGCGACGTATCGGCCGAGGTGATTGCCGTGGACTTTGAGGAAATGGTGCGGGAAGGGGAGATGCTGGCCGATCTGCATCCCAATATCGTGGTGAAGGTGCCCATGACCCGCGACGGGGTGAAGGCCATTAAGTACTTCTCCGAAAAAGGCATCAAGACCAACTGCACCCTGATTTTCTCGGCCGGTCAGGCCCTGCTGGCCGCTAAGGCCGGTGCTACCTACGTGTCGCCCTTCGTGGGCCGCCTCGATGATATCGGGCACGACGGCCTGCTACTGGTGCAGCAAATCGTGGACATCTTCAGCAACTACGGCTACCCCACCCAGGTGCTGGCCGCCTCCGTGCGCCACGTACCCCACCTGATTCAGTGCGCCGAAATGGGCGCCGATGTGGTGACTTGCCCCTTGAACGTAATTACTGGTCTGCTTAAGCACCCGCTTACCGACGCCGGCCTGGCCACTTTCCTGGCCGACCACAAGAAGGTAAATTCGTAATAATGTGCTAGTGTGATTGAATGTGAGAAATGTGGTAAATGAGTTGTAGGATATCATTTTCACATTTCTCACATTTTTACATTTTCCATATCAGCACACTGAACCGATGTATATCATCAAAGTAAAGGGCAAGGCCAAAATTCCGGATTACATCCAGCTGCGCGACGAGAACTTTGTGCTCATTGCCTACTTCCGGGCCGACCGGCCGCTCAAGGACCTGCACCGCTACGGGCTGGAAGGCAAGGAAGACGCGCTGGCAGCCGTCATTGAGGGCCTGTCGTTTGGTAAATTGCAGAAGCTGGAGCTGGCGTAAGGAAGGCTGCCGTTTCGCCAACCGTTCAATTTGTAGCTGTTTTTGAGTCTTAAGCTCGCCTTTCCAAGTTTCCCGACCGAATGCCCACTTCCTCCACGCCGGTAATTGAGCTCCACGACGTGTACGTGATGCAGGATGTCAACACGATTCTGCAGAAAGTCTCTTTTACGCTCGACAAGGGCGAGTTTGCCTATCTGGTGGGGCGCACCGGCTCGGGTAAAAGCTCCCTGCTCAAAACCCTCTACGCCGACCTGCCCATGGGTGGGGGCGCTGGGGCCGTGGCTGGTTTTGGCCTGCAGAAGCTGGGGGCCGACAAGGTGCCGTTTCTGCGCCGCAAGCTGGGCATCATCTTCCAGGATTTCCAGCTGCTGTTCGACCGCACGGTGGCTGAAAACCTATTATTTGTATTGAAAGCCACTGGCTGGAGCGGCAAGGCCAAGATTCAACAGCGCATTTCTGAGGTGCTGATGCGGGTGGGCCTGGCTGGATCGGCCAGCAAAATGCCCCACCAGCTTTCCGGCGGTGAGCAGCAGCGCGTGGTTATTGCCCGGGCTCTGCTTAATGAGCCAGTGTTGCTGCTGGCCGATGAGCCCACCGGCAACCTCGACCCCGACGTGGCCGACAGCATCATGCGGCTGTTCGTGGAAATCAACAACGCCGGCACGGCCGTGCTCATGGCTACCCACAACTACCAGATTATCCGGCAGTATCCCAAGCGGATTCTGAAGTGCGAGAACGGGCAGCTGCTCGACTCGACCCGCGTAGCCGTGACTTTGCCCGAGTAACGCATGCCTGAGTCCGGTCTTTCGGTGCTGATTCCGGTGTACAACCGCAACGTAACCACGCTGGTATGCACGTTGCTGGAACAGCTGCCCGACTGGGGCGGCCCCGTCGAAATCGTGTGCCTGGACGATGCCTCCGCCCCGGAGTTTCAGGAGCTCAACCGGCTACTGGCCGTATGGCCCGCCGTACGCTACCAGGAGTTGCCCCGCAACGTAGGCCGCTCGGCTATTCGTAACCAGCTGGCCGCTGCCGCCCGCTTTCCCTGGCTGCTTTTGCTCGACAACGACAGTCTGCTGCCCGACGACCAGTTTGTGGCCCGCTACGCCCAGGCCCGCGCGTTGGCTCCCGTTCTGATTGGGGCACCACCTACGACCCGCTGCCGCCCGCTGAGCCCGAGCTGCGGCTGCGCTGGCACTACGGCCATAACCGCGAAGCCCGCCCGGCCCGGCGGCGCCAGCAAGAGCCCTACGGACAGCTTACGCTGAACAACATGCTGATTCAGGCCTCCGTGTTTCGTCAGTTTGGGCTCGATGAAAACCTGACCCGCTACGGGCACGAAGACACCAAGTTTGGCTGGCTGCTGCGCCAGGCTCAAGTGCCGGTGCGCCACCTCGACAACCCCGTGCTGCACGATGGGCTGGAGCCGGCAGCCGTGTTTCTGGAGAAAAGTCACCAGGCCGTCCGCAACTTGGCTTTGCTCTACCGGCACGAGCAACTGGGGGCCGAAACTCGCCTGATGCGCCTGGCTTTGCAGGTGTGCCGCACCGGGCTGAGCAAATTCGTGCAGACCTCGTTGCGCCTGCTGCTCCCCGCGCTGCGCCGTAACCTGCTCTCGGAAAGCCCCAATCTGCGTCAATTTGATTTGCTCAAACTGTACTGGCTGCTGCAGGAGCTAAGCCAGCCCCTGGAACGCGAAAAAGCCCGACTGTAGCAACAGCCGGGCTTTTTTCACTAGAGGTAAGGCCGCTTAGTCGTTGTCGGTGTTCTTTACTTCCGACTTCACTTCCTTGTAACCTTCCTTGGTTTTCTCGCCAACTTTCTTGGCGGCGTTGCCAATCTTCTGACCTACGCTTTTGCCCGCGTCTTTCACGTCTGCAGCGGTGTTGGCGGCTGCGGTGCCCACAGCCTGCCGCTCGTCGCGGGTTTCGGCTGATACCTCATTGGCCTCACCGCGTACGGCATCAGCACCCTGGGCTACGCGGGCTTCAGTTTTGTCATACGACTTGAAGGCCGCATACTTGGCTTTTTCCTTGGCAATTTCGGCCCGGTCGGCGGTGCTCACCTCATTCTTGATCTGGTCATACCGGTCGTCGAGGGCTTTCCAGTCGGCATTCACAGTGCGCCAGTCTTCAATGCCGTACCGGTCTTCGTTTTGCTTGATCTGGGCCGTGAAGGCCTCGTATGTGCCGCGGATGTTGGCGGCCGTCAGCCCACCGTACTTGCCAGCGGCCGACTCATACAGGCGGGTGGTAGTGCCGCCCGTGCTGGTACCGGCCACTGCGTTGGGGCGGTTTTTCCAGGCCATGTCGCGCTTGTCGTAGGCGGTGGTGTAGCGGGTGCGCAGCTGCTCGATTTCCTGACGGCGGGTGTCGTCGTACTGGTCGGCGTACTTGTCGACGGCCGCTACTTTGGCGTCGAATTCGCTTTTCATTTCCGTCGTTTCGCGCTCATAGTCCGCCTCGGCCTTGTCGCCTACGTTGTCGGCCTGGGTTTCGGCGGTGCTCACGAAGGTTTTGAAATCCTCGTAGGCCTGGTCGCTTTCCTGGCCCACCTCTTTTTTATCGGCCTGCGAGCAGCTGGTCTGGGTGAAGGTGGCGCCGCCGAGCAACAGCAGTGTGGCCAGCGCATGTATGGATAAGTGCTTCTTAAACATGGTGTGAACGGTTGGTGGGGAAGGAGTATATAGAGGGCTGTTAATACAGCCGCTTGGCCCGCTTAACGCAAGCTCTTCGGCTCGGG belongs to Hymenobacter cellulosilyticus and includes:
- the fsa gene encoding fructose-6-phosphate aldolase, producing MKFFIDTANLKDIQEAVDLGVLDGVTTNPSLMAKEGIKGTDNVMAHYKQICEIVDGDVSAEVIAVDFEEMVREGEMLADLHPNIVVKVPMTRDGVKAIKYFSEKGIKTNCTLIFSAGQALLAAKAGATYVSPFVGRLDDIGHDGLLLVQQIVDIFSNYGYPTQVLAASVRHVPHLIQCAEMGADVVTCPLNVITGLLKHPLTDAGLATFLADHKKVNS
- a CDS encoding fructose-6-phosphate aldolase; translated protein: MYIIKVKGKAKIPDYIQLRDENFVLIAYFRADRPLKDLHRYGLEGKEDALAAVIEGLSFGKLQKLELA
- a CDS encoding cell division ATP-binding protein FtsE — protein: MPTSSTPVIELHDVYVMQDVNTILQKVSFTLDKGEFAYLVGRTGSGKSSLLKTLYADLPMGGGAGAVAGFGLQKLGADKVPFLRRKLGIIFQDFQLLFDRTVAENLLFVLKATGWSGKAKIQQRISEVLMRVGLAGSASKMPHQLSGGEQQRVVIARALLNEPVLLLADEPTGNLDPDVADSIMRLFVEINNAGTAVLMATHNYQIIRQYPKRILKCENGQLLDSTRVAVTLPE
- a CDS encoding glycosyltransferase family 2 protein; amino-acid sequence: MPESGLSVLIPVYNRNVTTLVCTLLEQLPDWGGPVEIVCLDDASAPEFQELNRLLAVWPAVRYQELPRNVGRSAIRNQLAAAARFPWLLLLDNDSLLPDDQFVARYAQARALAPVLIGAPPTTRCRPLSPSCGCAGTTAITAKPARPGGASKSPTDSLR
- a CDS encoding DUF6565 domain-containing protein; the encoded protein is MFKKHLSIHALATLLLLGGATFTQTSCSQADKKEVGQESDQAYEDFKTFVSTAETQADNVGDKAEADYERETTEMKSEFDAKVAAVDKYADQYDDTRRQEIEQLRTRYTTAYDKRDMAWKNRPNAVAGTSTGGTTTRLYESAAGKYGGLTAANIRGTYEAFTAQIKQNEDRYGIEDWRTVNADWKALDDRYDQIKNEVSTADRAEIAKEKAKYAAFKSYDKTEARVAQGADAVRGEANEVSAETRDERQAVGTAAANTAADVKDAGKSVGQKIGNAAKKVGEKTKEGYKEVKSEVKNTDND